From the genome of Pirellulales bacterium:
CGGCTTCGTTTATCCAGGACGTGTCGGAACGGCTGGGACTGTTCTACACCACGGGCTTTCAGGAAGACTACAATGCCCGCAAAGACGGCGTGTTCCGCGACGACGAGTTCCTGCGGCAAGCCAACATGGTGCTCGAAGAGCGGCTGGCGCTGTTCGATGACGCGGTCGACGACTACGACGACGGCCTGCTGTTTTTCTATTTTTCCAGCAGCGATCTGCAATCGCACATCTTCTGGTGGACCTCTCACGACAAGCATCCGGTGCGGTCCGACGGCGAAGCAAAGAAATACTTCGAGCATGTCCGCCGGCTCTACCACCGGCTCGACGCGGCGGTGGGCGATCTCTACGATCGTTACGGCCCGAAGGCCACGATCATCGTGATGAGCGATCACGGCTTCGCCAATTTTGCGATGCAGTTCAACCTCAATTCCTGGCTGCGGGCCTTGGGCTATCTCGGTCCGCCGGAATGCACGTCGATCATGAAGGACGTCGACTGGTCGCAGACCGTGGCCTACGGGCTGGGACTCAACGGGCTGTATCTGAATCTGAAGGGCCGCGAGCGCGAGGGCATCGTCGAGCCGGGCGAGGAGCGGGAGGCCCTGCTGACGGAGTTGGCGACGCGGTTGGAGGCGGTGACCGATTCCAACGGCCAGCGCGTGATCCGCAACGTTTATCGGGCCGACCAGGTGTATTCGGGCAATGCCACGGCACTGGCGCCCGATTTGATTGTCGGCTATTGCCGTGGTTATCGGGCGTCGTGGGCCACGTCGCAGGGCGACCTCACGGACGACGTGTTGTTGCCCAACGACTCGGCCTGGAGCGCCGACCACTGCGCCGACGCGCTGGAGGTGCCGGGACTGCTTGTGAGCAACCGCCCCCTCCGCGGCAAGAATCCAAAATTGATCGACGTGGCGCCTTCGATTTTGGGTGTATTTGGCTTGAACGTGCCGTCGTCGATGACGGGCAGGGACGTTTTCAAGGGTTGACCTTCCGGAGTTGAAGGGACCATTGGGGGTGCAACCCAACTGCACTTCCTGATTTCGGGCGGATCTGCCATACTCCGCGGCCCTTTTCCCGGCCTGGCTGGTGCCTGGACGGCCAGAGGTTTTGGAGTTGCCGCAGCACGTGATGTCCCGCCGGCCCTTGACGATTTTCTTTTCCGTCGGCGAACCGAGCGGCGACCTGCATGCCGCCAACCTGATTCGCGCGCTGCGCGGCCGTCGCGGCGACATTGTGTGCGTCGGCTATGGCGGCCCGGAGATGGCCCGCGCCGGCTGCCGGCTGCACGCCGATCTCACGGCCCTGGCGGTGATGTGGTTCCTGCGGGCGATCCTCAACCTGCACAAGTTTCTGGCGCTGGTTTCGCGGGCCGACCGCTACTTCCGCCACGAGCGGCCCGACGCCGTGGTGCTGGTCGATTATCCCGGCTTCAACTGGTGGATCGCCCGGCGGGCCAAGGCCCACGGCATTCCGGTGTTCTATTACGCCCCGCCGCAGGTCTGGGCCTGGGCAAGCTGGCGCGTGAAGAAGATGCGGCGCTTGGTAGACCACGTGTTGTGCAGCCTGCCCTTCGAAGAAACCTGGTTTCGCCGGCACGGCTGTCATGCCACGTTCGTCGGCCATCCCTATTTCGACGAAGTGCGGCGTCGCGACCTGGACCAGGCGTTTCTCGACGAGCAGATCGCCCGCGACGGGCGGCTGGTGACGCTGTTGCCCGGCTCGCGCACGCAAGAGGTCGAGAACAACCTGCGATGGTTCTTGAAGGCGGCGGCACGGATACACGCGGCGCTGCCCGACGTGCGGTTCGCGGTGGCCAGCTTCAAACCGCACCAGGCGGAATATGCCCGGCGGCTGGCGGCCGAAAGCGGACTGCCGATCGAGGTCTACCTGCGGCGCACGCCGGAGCTGATCGAACTGGCCGACTGCTGCATGGCCGTGTCGGGATCGGTGTCGCTGGAGCTGCTCTATCACAGCAAGCCGACGGTGATCCTGTATTACGTGAGCCGGCTGGCGATTTTCGTGCAGAGCTTTTTCCGCCGCGTGAAGTACATCACGCTGGTGAACCTGCTGACGGCCGACGAGTTGTTTCCCGACGACGTGACGCCCTACGATCCCGACTCGCCCGGCGACCGGCACGCGCTGTTTCCTGAGTATCTCACCTGTCTCGACCGTTCGGAGCGGCTGGCGCGGCACGTCATCGACTGGCTGGCCGATGAACCACGGCGGCGGCAGCGTATCGGCGAGTTGGCCAGGCTGAAGCGGCGCGTGGGGCACGGCGGCGCGTCGCGTCGGGCCAGCGAATACATTTTGCGGGCGCTGGGACGAAGTCCGGCGGTCGTTCCGAGGCCGCACTTCTTGCCCGGCATGCCCGTCGCCAGTAGCGGCGGCGCGGCGCGCAACTGGTCGTAGGCTGGGACCAGCGAGCTGGCGAGCGCCGGCCCACCATTTGAGGCGTCAGGTTTCAGGCGACAGGCGTCAGGAAAGCTACCGCAGGAACCACGGCGTCGTCGTCGAATCGCTCTTGAAGAACTTCAACAGTTGCCCGCCGACCTTTGGCTGCCCGCTCGGCGACTCGTGCGTGCCGTCCTGGGCAAAATCGGCCTCCGCATAACTCAGTCCGTCGGCGTTGGCCTTCGTGCCGTTGGCCCATAAATAAGCGCCCCAGCTCAGCCAAGGCGCCTTGACCGGTCCACGGGCAAGATCGAAGTTCAAATCGGCCTCGCCGCCCAACTGCCGCTCGATCAGCCATTTCACCGAGAAGCCCGATTCATAGGCATAAGGTTCGGGATTGAGCGGCGTCTTGGCATAACCGCCGTAGGTCCGCGGCGAAAGATAGCACAACTTGACGTTGGGAAATCGCTCCGGCAGGATGCGCACGTTGCGGGCCAGATCGCGCTGCAGCTTCTCCGCGTACTTTGGAAAACCTTGATTGGGGGCAGCCTCCGCCTGCTTGATCCACACGGCCTGCACCTGGGCCCGACTCACGCCGGCCGCTTTTAGCCGCTCGTCGACGGTCGACCAATACTTTTGCCCAGCTCCGCCGTCGTCGGGGTCGGCGATGCGGTCGGCCGTCATGCCGCCTTGGGCGCCGTTGACGATCACCAACTGGGGATTCTTTTGCGGGTCGCCGTCGGCCAGCCGCTTGAACGCTTCCGACGCCTGCGCGGTGTTGCTCATGCCAACGGTGAGCAGTACGATTCTGCCGTTTGCATCAGGCTTCCCCTCTTCGTCGAGCGGCTGCACCCGCGATGCCAAATTCAGGCCAGCGGCTTCGTGGTCTGCGGGGCGGTCGTTCTTTCCGTCCGGATAAAGACCACCCTGGAAGCCGTGGTATTCGTCGCGACCCAATTCGGGCAGCGGTTTGAAAGCCGAAGTATCGACCTTGGCGACGGGCCTCGCTTGCCCGCCCGCGGATGCATTGCCCGGTCGGCCGGCTGGTCCGCCCAGCTTGAGGCCCAGGAGCGTGTTAGGGTCGCTATCGAGCCTCCGGAACATGATCGCCGTGCCTGGTTTGAGACGCTCGTCGCTGAGCCGCGCGGCGATCGGCTTAAACTCGGCATCCATCAAACGGGTCTGTTCGGCGATCTTGAACTCCTGCTCCTTGTCGGCGAACGCGATGGTGACCGTCCCTTTTTCGCGGTCGATTTTTTTGAGCGTCCCAGGGCGCGGGCCGTCCTGGGCACGCGCGTGTTGCGCGGCAACGATACAGGCGACCGTCGTGAGGCCGACGAGGAAAAGTGTTCGGCACATGGTTTACCTCCAATTTGGCATTCGGGCTCCAAACGGGCGAAATCGCAAACTGCGGTCGAATTTCGACGCGAGTCGAGTCTACCGCGGCGACAATACGGTATCAACAAGCTCGTTCCGACGTACCGTGGCGCCCCCCGCGTCGCGTTACTTTTCAGCAATCTGAACGAGCAATTAGGCACAATCGACCCCCGCGGCCGGCGTGGACGTCCTCGACCTGATTCCAACGACCTGTCGCCACCCATAAGTCTGAAACGCACCAAGATTTGCTTTCTAACATGTTTGTCACAGCGAGCGGCTTGGTGGCTGCTTCTCTTTTTCGACGTCGCCCGCTTGCGGCGCGTTGCCCTGCTGCGTGTGGCGGTGAGCCGAACTCGGCTCGCAGGTGCCGCTCATTCACGTCTTGACGCCGAACCGCGGCAGGACCCAGGCCTGCAGAACGATCCACAGCACCACGATCGCGATGGGAAGCAACAGTTCCATGTTTTGTCTCGCAGTCTTGAAGGGGAAATTGCCGAGCATAACGCTTACTTCGGCAAAGCGCGTGCCAGCGGTTGTTTCGGCCATTTTGGCAGTCTATCGCCCGGTCAGCG
Proteins encoded in this window:
- a CDS encoding alkaline phosphatase family protein, which translates into the protein MSEPSRRKPNRRTFLKRSALAGAAVGAAAGAYWVGGRRRAARSLGEKVIVIGVDGMDPRLCETMMSEGLLPNLAKLRASGGFSDLGTSIPPQSPVAWANFINGAGPGSHGIFDFVHRHPHEQCAPFYSAAETVDGKTVLRRQGVPFWDFLDAAGIPSTFYDLPSNYPPSPSQHGHHRSLAGMGTPDMLGTYGTYQHFADNNPLEPAEDTVGKRFVLSFDDDKAEATLVGPTNTLLDNPEPIATSFQVFRDRAADAALIEVQGQKILLKAGEWSRWTKIKFPLAWYAPNITGICRFYLQEASPNFKLYVTPINIDPSAPAAQLSEPASFIQDVSERLGLFYTTGFQEDYNARKDGVFRDDEFLRQANMVLEERLALFDDAVDDYDDGLLFFYFSSSDLQSHIFWWTSHDKHPVRSDGEAKKYFEHVRRLYHRLDAAVGDLYDRYGPKATIIVMSDHGFANFAMQFNLNSWLRALGYLGPPECTSIMKDVDWSQTVAYGLGLNGLYLNLKGREREGIVEPGEEREALLTELATRLEAVTDSNGQRVIRNVYRADQVYSGNATALAPDLIVGYCRGYRASWATSQGDLTDDVLLPNDSAWSADHCADALEVPGLLVSNRPLRGKNPKLIDVAPSILGVFGLNVPSSMTGRDVFKG
- the lpxB gene encoding lipid-A-disaccharide synthase — encoded protein: MSRRPLTIFFSVGEPSGDLHAANLIRALRGRRGDIVCVGYGGPEMARAGCRLHADLTALAVMWFLRAILNLHKFLALVSRADRYFRHERPDAVVLVDYPGFNWWIARRAKAHGIPVFYYAPPQVWAWASWRVKKMRRLVDHVLCSLPFEETWFRRHGCHATFVGHPYFDEVRRRDLDQAFLDEQIARDGRLVTLLPGSRTQEVENNLRWFLKAAARIHAALPDVRFAVASFKPHQAEYARRLAAESGLPIEVYLRRTPELIELADCCMAVSGSVSLELLYHSKPTVILYYVSRLAIFVQSFFRRVKYITLVNLLTADELFPDDVTPYDPDSPGDRHALFPEYLTCLDRSERLARHVIDWLADEPRRRQRIGELARLKRRVGHGGASRRASEYILRALGRSPAVVPRPHFLPGMPVASSGGAARNWS